A single Schistocerca piceifrons isolate TAMUIC-IGC-003096 chromosome 6, iqSchPice1.1, whole genome shotgun sequence DNA region contains:
- the LOC124803333 gene encoding uncharacterized protein LOC124803333: protein MVKHFDTAFPQKMVNIREKTRGKGWITKGIRTSCQKKRELHIMCKENNATEEMHTHYKTYTKILQKVIKQAKRIYNDYYINNSTNKVKAMWDIIKKETGKNKRTEENIVLIHNNKKILQPTETANIFNKYFTGIAENLIKTNFSSTQHQVVNKCNSNEFSMFMDQVSREETLRAVRELKTTYSAGIDESGIFPDQLKTSKVIPIFKAGDKDEVINYCPITLTSCFSKVIEKIMCSKLLKFININSVPSNTQHGFRSKKSTETAIYECISTVLKTIDEKQQTTGSLTLHFSRLKPVIGSDIRYHATLFPYVGLATAKTDKKTIYEVLLYDDLMMAYTHNM from the exons ATGGTAAAGCATTTTGATACAGCCTTCCCTCAAAAAATGGTAAATATAAGAGAGAAGACAAGAGGAAAGggttggattactaagggaatcagAACTTCTTGCCAGAAAAAAAGGGAGCTCCACATAATGTGCAAAGAAAATAATGCCACTGAGGAAATGCATACTCACTACAAAACATACACTAAAATCTTACAAAAGGTCATTAAACAGGCAAAAAGAATATACAATGATTACTACATAAATAATTCTACAAATAAAGTGAAAGCTATGTGggacatcattaaaaaagaaactggcaaaaataagagaactgaggagaacattgtcttgatacacaacaataaaaagattttacagcctacagaaacagcaaacatattcaacaaatacttcactgggatagctgaaaatttaataaaaactaattttagttCAACTCAGCATCAAGTGGTGAACAAGTGCAACAGTAATGAATTTTCAATGTTTATGGACCAAGTAAGCAGGGAGGAGACATTGAGGGCTGTCAGAGAACTAAAGACAACATACTCAGCAGGAATTGATG AGTCAGGCATCTTTCCAGATcaactaaaaacatcaaaagtcatccctATTTTCAAAGCTGGTGACAAAGATGAAGTAATAAACTATTGTCCCATTACATTAACATCCTGtttctcaaaagtaatagaaaaaattatGTGTAGTAAGTTGTTAAAGTTTATAAACATAAATAGTGTGCCATCTAAtactcaacatggctttagaagcaAGAAATCAACGGAGACAGCAATCTATGAATGCATATCTACTGTATTAAAAACAATAGATGAAAAACAACAAACGACAG GTTCTTTAACATTACATTTCTCAAGGTTAAAG CCTGTCATTGGATCAGATATAAGGTATCATGCCACATTATTTCCATACGTTGGTTTGGCTACTGCCAAAACAGATAAAAAAACTATTTATGAAGTCCTCTTGTATGATGATTTGATGATGGCCTATACCCACAACATGTAA